A window of Ignavibacteria bacterium contains these coding sequences:
- a CDS encoding ATP-binding cassette domain-containing protein — MVGVGKVHKPNRQVLKDIYLSFFYGAKIGVLGLNGAGKSSLLRIIAGEDKDYLGTINSQKGITFGYLPQEPLLDNNKTVKEIVEEGVAPIVKLLKEYNEISEKFSDPDADFDKLLEKQGKLQEQIEHLNAWDIDSKLEQALDALRCPDGDTKVSVLSGGERRRVALCRLMLQEPDVLLL; from the coding sequence ATGGTTGGCGTTGGGAAAGTTCACAAACCCAATCGCCAGGTTTTAAAAGACATTTACCTTTCATTTTTTTACGGCGCGAAAATCGGCGTGCTCGGATTAAACGGCGCGGGGAAAAGTTCGCTCCTTCGCATTATTGCAGGCGAGGACAAAGATTATCTCGGCACGATAAACTCACAAAAAGGAATTACGTTCGGCTATCTTCCACAAGAACCGTTGCTCGACAATAACAAAACCGTAAAAGAAATTGTCGAAGAAGGCGTTGCGCCGATTGTAAAACTTCTGAAAGAGTACAACGAAATTTCCGAAAAGTTTTCTGACCCCGATGCCGATTTCGATAAACTGTTGGAGAAGCAAGGAAAACTGCAAGAGCAAATCGAACATTTGAACGCGTGGGATATTGACAGCAAACTCGAACAAGCGCTCGATGCGTTGCGTTGTCCCGATGGAGATACAAAAGTTTCTGTGCTTTCCGGCGGCGAGCGAAGACGTGTTGCGTTGTGCAGATTGATGCTGCAAGAACCCGATGTTCTTTTGTTAGA
- a CDS encoding GxxExxY protein, translated as MSDLLHKDITDKILQAFFKVYNTLGYGFLEKVYENAMFIELCAMGLHIEKQKQIKVYYNNNIVGDYVADLIANNCVIIELKAAENIAEEHEFQLINYLRATEIEVGLLLNFGKTPQFKRKIFTNDFKR; from the coding sequence ATGAGCGACTTACTTCACAAAGACATCACCGATAAAATACTCCAAGCGTTTTTCAAAGTCTATAATACGCTTGGCTATGGATTTCTTGAAAAAGTTTATGAGAATGCTATGTTTATTGAACTTTGTGCAATGGGTCTACACATTGAAAAACAGAAACAGATAAAAGTATATTACAATAATAACATTGTCGGTGATTACGTTGCAGATTTGATTGCCAATAACTGCGTAATCATAGAACTCAAAGCCGCAGAAAATATTGCGGAAGAACACGAGTTTCAACTTATCAATTACTTAAGAGCAACAGAAATTGAAGTCGGTTTGTTGCTTAATTTTGGAAAGACTCCACAATTCAAAAGAAAAATTTTTACTAACGATTTTAAGAGATAG
- a CDS encoding LPS-assembly protein LptD encodes MFKTFYNKDTKARRFFFFPLFLLLLSTNLFSQTKDSLSTSVDSLKTDSTKISPKEKNSNDIDTLVTYSASDSIAFSLQSNTMEMYKKGNVKYRSMDLNAHHISMEWDSSLVIATGDTAKETLQEIQNDTSLHGESSTQQKKKQTAEDEKKQRQGLKAKLVDGGEEYYGEQLSYNFKSQKGRIILAETQIDAGYYYGEKIKRIKNDVIYVADGRYTTCNLDTPHFYFYSPKMKLVPRNRVVAEPIYLYIADAPVFALPFGVFPNKSGRRSGLIAPAYGEDGRFGRYLQHLGYYWAIDDYMDAKVTTDLFMKGSYSLAADYRYTLRYLFSGGLSGNYRSYRYNEKTDGDYSREEAYNVGINHHQEIDPTSKVDVDFRFASSNSYVLTNNYNDALRQSIESRASYSKFWENTPHSFSAAITRSQNLRDKSLSATFPSLSFSRSITYPFRSKNSTSDFKWYELIGYNYNVNASNSQSKTFEKVGGIKFNDNGIISFKTAESFSRTTNRSMSQSSSISFTPKLGYFSVSPFFNINESRSYSRNEQPKRDSLDSSLTFDTTKTWRTTGNISDGISLGTRLYGMTQPNMLGISAFRHTFSPSLSFTHSKQIYGKGAPDASMTLGFGAGNNFEMKTIPNPNDTLDKGKKIQLLNLSFSTGYDFNRDSLNFNEVGFNYNSNVADIVNIGGGGSYNLYQLDNTTKPTHRINRFYLREGKFGDLTNIRFSLSTSLSNERIKSFFEKEKVNSSTEIDSTQTNNEQNNISETEEQPVLPWSISLSWDFSQSQQGGVINGRNSSLNGSLSFSLTQNWKFSTSANYDLVSKQFVVPSINISRNLHCWAMEFSWVPTGLYRSWRFEIHILDSQLQDVKLTKSRSSRGIYD; translated from the coding sequence GTGTTTAAAACTTTTTACAACAAAGACACAAAGGCACGAAGATTTTTTTTCTTTCCTCTTTTCTTACTTCTACTTTCGACAAATCTTTTTTCTCAAACAAAAGATTCTCTCTCTACTTCTGTTGATTCTCTAAAAACAGATTCGACAAAAATTTCTCCCAAAGAAAAAAATAGCAACGACATTGATACACTTGTAACGTATTCTGCAAGCGATTCGATTGCGTTTTCTTTGCAATCGAATACGATGGAGATGTACAAAAAAGGAAACGTGAAATACCGCAGTATGGATTTGAACGCTCATCATATTTCGATGGAATGGGATTCGTCGCTTGTGATTGCAACGGGAGACACGGCAAAAGAAACCTTGCAGGAAATTCAAAATGATACTTCTCTCCACGGCGAGTCTTCGACTCAACAAAAGAAAAAACAAACGGCAGAAGACGAAAAAAAACAGCGGCAAGGTTTGAAAGCAAAACTTGTTGACGGAGGTGAAGAATATTATGGTGAACAACTTTCCTACAATTTTAAATCGCAAAAAGGAAGAATCATTCTCGCAGAAACACAAATTGACGCAGGATATTATTACGGCGAAAAAATAAAACGCATCAAGAACGATGTCATTTACGTTGCCGATGGTCGCTACACAACGTGCAATCTCGACACGCCGCATTTTTATTTTTATTCTCCGAAGATGAAACTCGTTCCGCGCAATCGAGTTGTTGCCGAACCGATTTATCTCTACATCGCCGATGCTCCGGTGTTTGCGCTACCGTTCGGAGTTTTTCCCAACAAAAGCGGACGACGTTCCGGTTTAATTGCTCCGGCGTACGGCGAAGACGGACGTTTCGGACGATACTTGCAACATCTCGGATATTATTGGGCAATTGATGATTATATGGATGCGAAAGTTACAACCGATTTATTTATGAAGGGAAGTTATTCCCTTGCTGCGGATTATCGTTATACGTTGCGTTATCTTTTCAGTGGCGGTCTTTCGGGAAATTATCGCTCGTATCGGTACAATGAAAAAACCGATGGAGATTATTCCCGCGAAGAAGCGTACAACGTTGGCATCAATCATCATCAGGAAATTGACCCGACATCAAAAGTTGACGTTGATTTTCGGTTTGCAAGCAGTAATTCCTATGTGCTGACGAATAATTACAATGATGCTTTGCGTCAGTCAATTGAATCGCGCGCTTCGTATTCAAAGTTTTGGGAAAACACGCCGCATAGTTTTTCTGCGGCAATTACTCGCTCACAAAATCTTCGAGATAAAAGTTTGAGCGCAACGTTTCCTTCACTTTCATTTTCTCGTTCCATTACGTATCCGTTTAGAAGTAAAAATTCCACATCTGATTTTAAGTGGTACGAACTCATCGGTTACAATTACAACGTAAATGCATCAAATTCGCAATCGAAAACATTTGAGAAAGTCGGGGGAATAAAATTTAACGACAACGGAATTATTTCTTTTAAAACGGCAGAATCATTTAGCAGAACAACAAATCGCTCAATGTCGCAAAGTTCGAGTATAAGTTTTACGCCGAAACTCGGCTACTTTTCTGTGTCGCCTTTTTTCAATATCAACGAATCACGTTCTTATTCACGTAACGAACAACCGAAAAGAGATTCGCTTGATAGTTCACTCACGTTTGATACAACAAAAACATGGCGCACAACGGGAAATATTTCAGACGGAATTTCTCTCGGAACAAGATTATACGGAATGACGCAGCCGAATATGCTTGGCATTAGCGCGTTTCGTCATACGTTTTCGCCGTCGCTTTCGTTCACACATTCGAAACAAATTTACGGAAAGGGAGCGCCCGATGCTTCGATGACACTTGGTTTCGGTGCAGGAAATAATTTTGAAATGAAGACAATCCCGAATCCAAATGACACGCTTGACAAAGGAAAGAAAATTCAGTTGCTCAATTTGAGTTTCAGTACTGGATATGATTTCAATCGCGATAGTTTGAATTTCAATGAGGTCGGTTTCAATTACAATTCAAACGTTGCGGATATTGTGAATATTGGCGGCGGCGGTTCGTATAATTTGTATCAACTCGATAATACTACCAAACCAACACATAGGATAAACAGGTTTTATTTACGTGAAGGAAAATTTGGCGACTTAACAAACATTCGGTTTTCGCTTTCCACTTCACTTTCCAACGAGCGAATAAAAAGTTTCTTTGAGAAAGAAAAAGTAAATTCATCAACAGAAATTGATTCAACTCAAACGAACAATGAGCAAAATAATATTTCTGAAACCGAAGAACAACCGGTTTTGCCTTGGTCAATAAGTTTGTCGTGGGATTTTTCGCAAAGTCAGCAAGGTGGAGTAATCAATGGAAGAAATTCTTCGCTCAATGGAAGTTTAAGTTTTTCTCTCACACAGAATTGGAAATTCTCTACGTCGGCAAATTATGATTTAGTTTCGAAGCAATTTGTCGTTCCGTCCATTAATATCAGTAGAAATTTACATTGCTGGGCGATGGAATTTAGTTGGGTGCCGACAGGATTGTACCGCAGTTGGCGATTTGAAATTCATATTCTCGATTCTCAATTGCAAGATGTGAAGTTGACGAAGTCGAGAAGTTCGAGAGGAATTTATGATTGA
- a CDS encoding ROK family protein, with product MKSKNKSMKDNLAIGIDIGGTFIKAALIDTKGTILFQTRHESFAGENPNVVLEQVTLCVNELLQEYTDQHTSFSNIVGIGIGCPGIVEWETGTVKYPPNFSHWEEINLEKEFAKRYSLPVKVENDANVAALAEAKYGSGKEKKNFIFVVWGTGIGGGIIMDGKIYHGRKGGAGEIGHISIDYNGLLCNCGNKGCVERYIGQRYLSTKVRERLEKLPQEILTRQTMYELVDGNLKNLELSTVANAAHRRDALAHEIMVEAASLLGIALASAVNLLDIPTIILGGGVAAAGPYLLESVEKSMRAHVLHPHQNECSVLPATLENTAGMLGAASLVLN from the coding sequence ATGAAATCAAAAAATAAATCTATGAAAGACAATCTTGCAATCGGAATTGACATCGGCGGAACGTTTATCAAAGCGGCGCTCATTGATACCAAAGGAACAATACTGTTTCAAACACGCCACGAATCATTTGCGGGAGAAAATCCCAATGTTGTGCTCGAACAAGTAACGTTGTGCGTCAATGAATTGTTGCAAGAATACACGGATCAACATACGTCGTTTTCCAACATAGTCGGAATCGGGATCGGATGCCCCGGAATCGTAGAATGGGAAACCGGTACCGTAAAATATCCACCGAATTTTTCGCATTGGGAAGAAATAAATTTAGAGAAAGAATTTGCAAAACGATATTCACTCCCTGTAAAAGTAGAAAATGATGCAAATGTTGCGGCGCTCGCAGAAGCAAAATATGGCAGCGGTAAAGAAAAAAAGAATTTTATTTTTGTCGTGTGGGGAACAGGAATCGGAGGCGGAATTATTATGGATGGAAAAATTTATCACGGACGAAAAGGCGGAGCCGGAGAAATTGGTCATATCTCGATTGATTACAACGGGCTTCTGTGCAACTGCGGAAATAAAGGATGTGTTGAACGTTATATTGGACAACGTTATCTCTCTACAAAAGTGCGTGAACGATTGGAAAAACTTCCGCAGGAAATTCTCACGCGGCAAACAATGTACGAACTCGTTGACGGCAATTTGAAAAATCTGGAACTCTCAACCGTCGCAAACGCCGCACACCGACGCGATGCTCTTGCTCACGAGATAATGGTGGAAGCCGCATCGCTGTTGGGAATTGCGCTTGCTTCTGCAGTGAACTTGCTTGATATTCCAACAATTATTCTTGGAGGTGGAGTTGCCGCGGCTGGTCCATATCTTCTTGAATCGGTGGAAAAATCTATGCGAGCACATGTTCTTCATCCTCATCAAAACGAGTGTTCTGTTCTTCCCGCAACGTTGGAAAACACAGCAGGAATGTTAGGTGCAGCGAGTTTAGTTTTAAACTGA
- a CDS encoding amidohydrolase family protein, producing MKPLLIIIFALLFLEKNFSQEQQTIAIRAGKLIDGTGKHPLENPVIFIEGNTITAVGSRLVVPVTATVIDLGNATLLPGLIDCHTHLTFLRGNYWEDNFQRSPIDRAILSPSYATATLLAGFTTCRDLGSSEFVDVALRNAINNGDIDGPRMFVATHSLSITGGHGDRSNVSPLLEFTTRNGIADGVDEVIKKVRENIKYGADEIKILATAGVLSEEETVGAQQYSFEEMKACVDEATRHGKKVAAHAHGTEGIKAAIRAGVASIEHGSLLDDEAIRLMKEKGTYYVPTLYVGDYLLSEGSSKNLPEELQRKAQFITPKMKESFQKAIKAGINIAFGTDAGVFPHGTQAKEFSVMANNGMSPMQAIQCATLSAAKLLGKENEIGSLEVGKLADIIAVAGDPLQNISELEKIIFVMKNGIIYKGRNYEIKK from the coding sequence ATGAAACCCCTTCTCATAATTATCTTCGCATTGTTATTCCTTGAGAAAAATTTTTCTCAAGAACAACAAACCATTGCCATTCGTGCTGGAAAACTCATTGACGGCACAGGAAAGCATCCGCTCGAAAACCCTGTTATATTCATTGAAGGAAATACAATTACCGCCGTTGGAAGCAGACTTGTAGTTCCTGTAACTGCAACGGTAATTGACTTGGGAAATGCTACGCTTCTTCCGGGGTTGATTGATTGTCATACCCACCTCACGTTTCTACGCGGAAATTATTGGGAAGATAATTTTCAACGTTCGCCGATTGACCGCGCCATTCTTTCTCCATCATACGCAACAGCAACATTACTCGCTGGTTTTACAACGTGCAGAGATTTGGGAAGTAGCGAATTTGTTGATGTCGCATTGCGTAATGCAATCAACAACGGCGACATTGATGGACCTCGAATGTTTGTTGCAACACATTCGCTTTCGATTACTGGAGGACACGGAGACAGAAGCAACGTTTCTCCATTATTAGAATTTACAACGCGAAACGGCATTGCCGACGGAGTTGATGAAGTGATAAAAAAAGTTCGCGAGAATATTAAATATGGCGCGGACGAAATAAAAATTCTTGCAACGGCTGGAGTTCTTTCAGAAGAAGAAACTGTTGGCGCACAGCAATATTCGTTTGAAGAAATGAAAGCGTGCGTTGACGAAGCAACGCGTCACGGGAAAAAAGTTGCTGCGCATGCACACGGAACAGAAGGAATTAAAGCCGCGATTCGCGCAGGTGTTGCTTCGATTGAACACGGAAGTTTACTTGATGACGAAGCGATTCGATTGATGAAAGAAAAAGGTACATATTATGTTCCTACGTTATATGTCGGCGATTATTTATTGAGTGAAGGAAGTTCAAAAAACCTTCCCGAAGAACTTCAACGAAAGGCGCAATTCATCACCCCTAAAATGAAAGAGAGTTTTCAGAAAGCAATAAAAGCAGGAATCAACATTGCGTTCGGAACCGATGCGGGAGTTTTTCCACACGGAACACAAGCAAAAGAATTTTCCGTGATGGCAAACAATGGAATGTCGCCAATGCAAGCAATTCAATGCGCAACGCTTTCTGCTGCAAAACTTCTCGGAAAAGAAAATGAAATTGGTTCGCTTGAAGTTGGAAAACTTGCAGATATTATTGCGGTTGCGGGAGATCCATTGCAAAACATTTCAGAATTGGAAAAAATAATTTTTGTGATGAAGAACGGTATTATTTACAAAGGGAGAAATTATGAAATCAAAAAATAA
- a CDS encoding type II toxin-antitoxin system VapC family toxin produces MRIYLDVCCLNRPFDNQLQDRIRMEAEAVRTILHRSQTLGWNIVNSEVIEFEIEQMPDEIKKQKVTRLLKTANEFVRVNSFIEKRAKELQTFSFSLLDALHLACAESARTSYLLTTDDAFERKTNKRKNIVHFTVLNPLTFITNEVHYGYNN; encoded by the coding sequence ATGCGTATTTATCTTGATGTCTGTTGCCTGAATCGCCCGTTTGACAATCAATTACAGGATAGAATTCGTATGGAGGCTGAAGCAGTTCGGACAATTCTTCATCGTTCACAAACGCTTGGTTGGAACATTGTCAACAGCGAAGTAATAGAATTTGAAATTGAACAAATGCCTGATGAAATAAAAAAGCAAAAAGTTACTCGATTACTGAAAACGGCGAATGAATTTGTTCGCGTAAATTCTTTTATCGAGAAACGCGCTAAAGAACTACAAACATTTTCATTCTCCTTGCTTGATGCTCTCCATCTTGCTTGCGCAGAATCTGCTCGAACAAGTTATCTTTTAACTACGGACGACGCATTCGAACGTAAAACAAACAAAAGAAAAAATATAGTACATTTCACCGTTCTCAATCCACTTACTTTTATTACAAACGAAGTTCACTATGGCTACAACAATTGA
- a CDS encoding replication-associated recombination protein A codes for MELFPTNNIPQKKTHVLQKHNAPLAERLRPITLDNFVGQTHLLGEGKPLSLLIASGEIPSMIFWGPPGTGKTTLARILANNISAEFFQLNAVSSGVKEVRDVISRAELNRKRLNKRTILFIDEIHRFNKAQQDALLHCVEEGIVTLIGATTENPSFEVISPLLSRCRVYVLASLGKDDFNFIIERALREDEVLKREKISLGNDERDLLMLLSAGDARMLLNGLEIAVRLSKLNANKEKILSAKIIEEAFQRKYAKYDKAGEEHYNTISAFIKSLRGSDPDASVYYLARMLDAGEDILFIARRMVILASEDIGNANPQALVLATSCFQSIHYIGMPEARIILSQTAIYLASSPKSNASYFAIENAMEDVVKLQNLPIPLHLRNAPTKLMKELNYGKDYKYAHHYEGNFIETQYLPDNLKNKIYYEPTENGEEQTIKERLKNWWMKKRK; via the coding sequence ATGGAACTATTTCCTACCAACAACATTCCACAAAAGAAAACCCATGTGTTACAGAAACATAACGCACCGCTTGCAGAACGATTACGCCCCATAACTCTTGACAATTTTGTCGGACAAACACATTTACTCGGCGAAGGAAAACCACTTTCGTTATTAATTGCAAGCGGCGAAATTCCCTCGATGATTTTTTGGGGACCGCCGGGAACGGGAAAAACAACGCTCGCACGAATTCTTGCCAATAATATTTCCGCAGAATTTTTTCAACTCAATGCAGTATCTTCCGGAGTAAAAGAAGTGCGCGACGTTATTTCCCGCGCAGAACTCAATCGCAAACGCTTGAACAAACGAACTATTCTCTTCATTGACGAAATTCATCGTTTCAACAAAGCGCAGCAAGATGCATTGTTGCACTGTGTTGAAGAAGGAATCGTAACATTGATTGGCGCAACGACAGAAAATCCATCGTTTGAAGTTATCTCGCCGTTGCTTTCTCGTTGTCGCGTGTACGTTCTCGCATCTCTTGGCAAAGATGATTTCAATTTTATTATTGAACGTGCATTGAGAGAAGATGAAGTTTTGAAGCGTGAAAAAATTTCTTTGGGAAATGACGAACGTGATTTGCTGATGTTGCTTTCTGCCGGCGATGCGCGAATGTTATTGAACGGCTTGGAAATTGCAGTTCGCTTATCAAAACTAAACGCAAACAAAGAAAAAATTCTTTCAGCAAAAATAATTGAAGAAGCATTTCAACGAAAGTATGCGAAGTACGATAAAGCGGGAGAAGAACATTACAACACGATTTCTGCGTTCATAAAAAGTTTACGCGGAAGCGACCCCGATGCATCGGTGTATTATCTCGCGCGAATGTTGGATGCGGGAGAAGATATTTTATTCATTGCGCGGAGAATGGTAATTCTTGCAAGCGAAGATATCGGCAACGCAAATCCGCAAGCATTAGTTTTGGCAACGTCGTGTTTTCAATCTATTCATTATATAGGAATGCCGGAAGCGAGAATTATTCTTTCGCAAACGGCAATTTATCTTGCGTCATCACCGAAAAGCAACGCATCGTATTTTGCAATTGAAAATGCAATGGAAGATGTTGTGAAATTGCAAAACCTTCCGATTCCTCTGCATTTGCGCAACGCTCCGACAAAATTGATGAAAGAACTCAACTACGGAAAAGATTACAAATACGCTCATCATTACGAAGGCAATTTTATCGAAACGCAATACTTACCTGATAACTTGAAAAATAAAATTTACTACGAACCAACTGAAAATGGCGAGGAGCAAACGATAAAAGAGCGGTTGAAAAACTGGTGGATGAAAAAGAGAAAGTAA
- a CDS encoding DUF4199 domain-containing protein, with product MNSTLKTGIVIGIACAMWIFIQGITGWYKDPVMSSTFFLVILIEIGVLVWGLKQSEKENLYGKQVISGTVASLIAGVILFFNSLLFTAVLYPNFFNDVETMQTTMLKSEGKSDEEISKIIAFSNVPQRYSA from the coding sequence ATGAACTCAACACTTAAAACCGGAATCGTTATCGGCATTGCTTGTGCCATGTGGATATTTATTCAGGGAATTACGGGATGGTATAAAGACCCCGTAATGTCGAGTACGTTTTTCCTTGTCATACTTATCGAAATCGGAGTTCTCGTGTGGGGCTTGAAACAATCGGAAAAAGAAAATTTGTACGGTAAACAAGTGATTTCCGGAACAGTCGCTTCGCTCATTGCCGGGGTAATTTTATTTTTCAATTCCCTGTTGTTCACTGCGGTTCTTTATCCGAATTTTTTTAACGACGTGGAAACGATGCAAACAACAATGCTCAAAAGCGAAGGAAAATCCGACGAAGAAATTTCGAAAATAATTGCTTTCTCAAATGTGCCTCAACGTTACTCGGCGTGA
- a CDS encoding AAA family ATPase: protein MTKKKNKSISKVNEPISPYAFYKKREERIEDVRLTHFEQTDIELTEEFRSALDVMENTNEHLFITGNAGTGKSTLLRYFRNTTKKNVAVVAPTGIAALNAGGKTIHSFFRFKTGLIDFSQIKRSYRRELYQHLDTLVIDEVSMLRADLLDAMDKFLRLNARNGTLPFGGVQIIFIGDLFQLPPVVRDDEQFLFSTQWDTQYFFSAQCVKQISLRHFELTHFFRHQSDNVLLKILNKLRHGNIDEETFLHINQRHQKPATENFITLTATNAVADNRNAMKLKQLSTKEFLYEATIAGEFELDKTRFPSPHELRLKKGAQVMFTRNDNSEFRWVNGTLGKISELDEETIEVEIFENGETKKVEIKPVSWENMSYRFDEEEQKIVEEVRGRFTQYPLTLAWATTIHKSQGKTLDNVLIDLGYGAFAHGQLYVALSRCRTLNGIFLQRPIRPQDIIVDERIVNFFERVKNGKIEV from the coding sequence ATGACGAAAAAGAAAAATAAATCAATCAGCAAAGTCAACGAACCAATTTCTCCCTACGCTTTCTACAAAAAGCGGGAAGAAAGAATTGAAGATGTTCGTTTAACGCATTTCGAACAAACGGATATTGAACTCACCGAAGAATTTCGTTCCGCGCTCGATGTGATGGAAAATACGAACGAACATCTTTTCATCACGGGAAATGCGGGAACTGGAAAATCTACATTGCTGCGATACTTCCGCAACACGACAAAGAAAAACGTCGCGGTTGTTGCGCCGACGGGAATTGCGGCACTCAATGCGGGAGGAAAAACGATACACTCTTTCTTTCGTTTTAAAACAGGACTTATAGATTTTTCTCAAATCAAACGCTCGTATCGCCGCGAATTGTATCAGCATCTTGATACTCTTGTCATTGACGAAGTTTCGATGTTGCGCGCGGATTTGCTCGATGCGATGGATAAATTTCTTCGACTGAATGCGCGTAACGGAACGCTTCCTTTCGGCGGTGTGCAAATTATTTTCATCGGCGATTTGTTTCAACTTCCTCCCGTGGTGCGTGATGATGAACAGTTTCTTTTTTCTACGCAATGGGATACTCAATATTTTTTTAGCGCGCAATGCGTGAAACAAATTTCGCTTCGTCATTTTGAACTCACGCATTTCTTTCGTCATCAATCTGATAATGTGCTTTTAAAAATTCTCAATAAACTTCGCCATGGGAATATTGATGAAGAAACATTTCTTCATATCAATCAACGGCATCAAAAACCGGCAACCGAAAATTTTATTACACTTACTGCGACCAATGCTGTAGCAGATAATCGCAACGCAATGAAACTCAAACAACTTTCGACAAAAGAATTTTTGTATGAAGCAACAATCGCAGGAGAGTTTGAATTGGATAAAACGCGATTTCCATCGCCACACGAATTGCGTTTGAAAAAAGGCGCGCAAGTAATGTTCACGCGAAATGATAATTCAGAGTTTCGCTGGGTGAACGGAACGCTGGGAAAAATTTCTGAACTTGACGAAGAAACAATCGAAGTGGAAATTTTTGAAAACGGTGAAACGAAAAAAGTTGAAATAAAACCGGTTTCGTGGGAGAATATGAGTTATCGTTTCGATGAGGAAGAACAAAAAATTGTGGAAGAAGTGCGCGGACGATTTACGCAATATCCGCTTACGCTTGCGTGGGCGACAACAATTCACAAAAGCCAAGGCAAAACACTTGATAACGTATTGATTGATTTGGGTTACGGGGCATTTGCTCACGGACAGTTGTATGTTGCGTTAAGTCGTTGCAGAACATTAAACGGAATATTCTTGCAACGCCCGATTCGTCCGCAAGATATAATTGTGGATGAGCGAATTGTGAATTTTTTTGAGCGAGTGAAGAATGGAAAAATTGAAGTTTGA